The window GGCCGACGGCGAAAAGCATGTCGTGCTGAACTTCATCACGCCGCACCAGAAATGGGGCATCCATTCGACCTATTCCGACAACCTGCTGATGCTGACCCTGAACCGGGGCGGCCCGGTGGTCTGGCTGTCGGAAATCGACGCCCGCAAGGCCGGGCTGGTCGATAATGACTGGGTCGAGGTCTTTAACAGCAACGGCGTCATTGCCGCGCGTGCGGTGGTCAGCCAGCGCATGAAGGAAGGCACGCTGTTCATGTATCACGCACAGGAAAAGATCGTGAATACGCCGGGCAGCCAGATCACCGGCCAGCGCGGCGGCATCCACAATTCGGTTACCCGCGTGGTGCTGAAACCCACCCATATGATCGGCGGCTATGGGCAGCTGTCCTATGGCTTCAACTATTACGGCACGGTCGGCTCGAACCGCGACGAATTCGTCATTGTCCGAAAGATGAACACGGTCGACTGGCTGGATGAGCCGCTGAAGGACACGGCCGCAACCCAATCAAAGGAGGCAGCGGAATGAAAGTCCGAGCACAAATCGGCATGGTCCTCAACCTGGACAAATGCATCGGCTGTCACACCTGTTCCGTCACCTGCAAGAACGTCTGGACCTCGCGCGAGGGCGTTGAATATGCCTGGTTCAACAACGTCGAAACCAAGCCTGGCATCGGCTATCCCAAGGATTGGGAAAACCAGAAGCGCTGGAAAGGCGGCTGGACGCGGACCCGCGCGGGCCATTTGCAGCCGAAACAGGGCGGTAAATGGCGGATTCTGGCGAATATCTTCGCCAACCCCGATCTGCCCGAGATCGACGATTTCTACGAACCGTTCACCTTCGATTACGACCACCTGAAATCGGCACCCGATATGCCGGCCTTCCCGACCGCGCGGCCACGGTCGCTGATCTCGGGCGAGCGGATCGAAAAGATCGAATGGGGTCCGAACTGGGAAGAAATTCTGGGCGGTGAATTCGCCAAACGGTCCAAGGACTACAATTTCGAGGGCGTGCAGAAAGAGATTTACGGAGAGTATGAAAATACCTTCATGATGTATCTGCCGCGGCTGTGCGAACATTGCCTGAACCCGGCCTGCGTCGCCTCCTGCCCCTCTGGCGCGATCTACAAGCGCGAAGATGACGGCGTTGTCCTGATCGATCAGGAAAAATGCCGGGGCTGGCGGATGTGCGTCAGCGGCTGCCCCTACAAGAAAATTTATTACAACTGGTCCACCGGCAAATCCGAGAAATGCACCCTGTGCTATCCGCGTCTGGAATCGGGCCAGCCAACGGTCTGTTCGGAAACCTGCGTCGGTCGCATCCGCTATCTGGGTGTGATGCTGTATGACGCCGACCGGATCGCCGAAGCCGCCAGCGTGGAATCCGAGGCGGATCTGTATGACGCGCAGCTTGGGGTGTTCCTGGACCCCAACGATCCCGAGG is drawn from Paracoccus tegillarcae and contains these coding sequences:
- the narH gene encoding nitrate reductase subunit beta encodes the protein MKVRAQIGMVLNLDKCIGCHTCSVTCKNVWTSREGVEYAWFNNVETKPGIGYPKDWENQKRWKGGWTRTRAGHLQPKQGGKWRILANIFANPDLPEIDDFYEPFTFDYDHLKSAPDMPAFPTARPRSLISGERIEKIEWGPNWEEILGGEFAKRSKDYNFEGVQKEIYGEYENTFMMYLPRLCEHCLNPACVASCPSGAIYKREDDGVVLIDQEKCRGWRMCVSGCPYKKIYYNWSTGKSEKCTLCYPRLESGQPTVCSETCVGRIRYLGVMLYDADRIAEAASVESEADLYDAQLGVFLDPNDPEVIAAARAEGVPEDWIKGAQNSPIWKMAMEWKIAFPLHPEYRTLPMVWYVPPLSPIQNAAEAGKISAQDDMPDVRSLRIPLRYLANMLTAGDEAPVAAALERMLAMRSYMRSKSIDGVVNLGVAQRVGLTPQQIDEMYHLLAIANYEDRFVIPTTHRELVEDAYDLKGGCGFTDGNGCSSGNSGSMFGGKKFRSPQEFLS